TCTAAGTAGAGTAGAAAAAAACGTTTCTGATTATTTGTCAGAATAATCAATACAGACTAAAATAAAAATAGAGGGCTAGCCCTCTATTTTTTTGTCTATTAGTATGGATTTGATCTCGAGTAAAACACCTTGACTTTCCGATTTATTTTTGAGAATAAAATCGTTAAGTTTTCTCAGGTTCATGTCAACTTTGTCTTCTGTTGTCTCATCAAATTCACTATTATCGATAATGGTCATGATATCTATAGCATTGGTGTAAGAGTTCGTTAATGCAAAATCGATAAGTTCTGTAAGGTATTCAGAGGCATCATAACCTGATTGCCAAATGGCATTTAAAGCCAACCATTTTTTTTCGTCCGAAACATCGGCTTGAATATATTGAATCAAAGACTCTAAAGCACTTTTATCTTTTAGTCCAAACATCAATGACTCAACTTTGTTTTTGATCTTTTGAGAATCGGACTCTGCCCAAAGAGAAATCAATGTTGGAATGAGAGACACGTCTCCTTTAGACTCCATTTTGTCTAAAGCTTTTTGAACTAATACCTCTTCAGACGATAACAATCCACTTTTAATATCAGCAATTTCTTTAGCTCTTTTTGTGCTCATAAATTTTTTTTGCAAAAGTATAGGGAAACCTGAAATAGAACTACCTTTTTGGAGGTTTTAAGTCTTTTGGGTTGTGGTAGACCTTTCCATCTTTTTCATTTCTAGGACTGATGTCTTCAACACGTGCCCAATTCCCCTTTTTATATTGGAATCCATCATATTGTAAGGTGGGCTGATAAAAACTATAAACCCCTTCTAATTCTGGCTTGGATGGTTCTAAACGGTTGTAAATAATCTGTTTTAATTTTTCGTTGTATCTCAACATGAAGTAGGCTTCCTTACTATATTCGAAAATGACTCTTCTTTTATTCATTCGACTAGACTCGAAAACGGCTTTCCCAAACATAGGTTCACCTTTATTATTGAAATACAAACATTCCATTACTTTTTTGTTTGAGAACTTGTTATGTCCTTCCCAACCCAAAAGCACATACATAGTTTTTTTGTCCTTTTTAAAAGGAATGATACTATAATAAAGTGCCCCATACCAGTTGTCCTTTTTTAAACTCCGGTATTCCGGTCTGGAAATATCTTTGTGATGATCCGAAAGTTCAAACCATTTGGAAGACCCGTTTTCTGAAGATTTCATTTGAATGAAACAGAAATAATCATAGGTCCCATCACTTAGTGTAAGATTCCAGGTAATCATTCTAAAAGCGCCATCTGGTGAAAAAATATCACCCAGATAAGGGATGTTAGTTAGATGTTGATCAAAACTATTTTCCTGATCCAGAAAGAGCGCTATTTGTTTTCTTAGAGAATCGGAATAGGTATGTTTTAACCTATCGGTCTCAGATGAAACAGCCAGTTTACGATAAGCGATTACCAATGAATCATTATACTCTTGGGATACTCCTGGAAAATGAGACCCTAAAAATATAATGAGGTATAAAAATGTGTGTTTGATTTTGAACATTCTGTCTTAAAACGTTTCGATTCGAAATATGTTATCAGATGAATAAATCATGAACTATGAATATTAGATTTGCAAAGATATTGCCAAAGCTAGAACATGGAATTAAAAGATAGGATAAAAGCATTTTCGAATTTAGGACAGCAATTAAGATTGTGGTTAAGTGAAAGGTCAGAGGGAGTAGATAATCCATTAGATTCAGTATTGCGAAGAACATTTCATGCCAATGGTTGGTTTGATGAATCTCAGGTTTTAAGCTCTTTAAATGAAATTGTTGAGTGGTTGCAAGAAGATAAGCTTCAAGAGTGGACTGCAGATTATGACTTTGGTGCCGTAAAAAACGCAAAGAGGGTAGGTGTGATTATGGCCGGGAATATTCCTCTGGTTGGATATCATGATTATCTATCTGTGATCATAAGCGGGCATTTTCTTAAGGCTAAATTATCTAGTAAAGATACTGTGCTTATTCAGTTTTTACATGATGAATTGCTTAAGATAGCACCTGAATTATCTGAGATGGTAGATCTGGGGGGGGAGCGATTTACAGATATTGATGCGGTGATTGCTACGGGGAGCAATAATAGTTCGAGATACTTCGATTATTATTTTTCTAAAATTCCGCATATTATTAGAAAGAATAGAACATCGGTAGCTGTTTTATCAGGCAACGAAAGTGAAGTTGAACTAAAGCAGTTGGGAAATGATATCTTTAGATATTATGGGTTAGGCTGTAGAAACGTGACCAAAGTATATTTTCCAAAAGATTTTGATATCAATTGGTTTTATCAGGGTATTGTATCACATGGTAAAGTCATGGACAATCATAAGTATCAAAACAACTATGATTACCATAAAAGTTTGTTCTTGCTGAACCAGGAGAAAATGTGGGATAATAACTTTTTAATTTTAAAGAATGACTCAGGATTGACATCTCCTGTCGGTACATTGTTTTATGAAGAGTATGACGATTTAGGCCATGTAGAGGCTGATTTAAGTATGCTTGAAGAGCAAATTCAGTGTCGTGTTGGACTGGGAGGATTGGAATTGGGAAAAGCGCAAAAGCCCAAACTGACTGATTATTCGGACAATATTGATGTTTTAGAGTTTTTATTGGAGCTCTAATTGATAAATGATATTAGATATTTGGTTTTTTTAGGTATTGGCGTTAATTTGGCGCTCAAATTTGAAAAGACATCTATGCGAAAGATATCTAAGGGTTTATTGCTGTTTTTAGGGTTTTTGTTAGGGGTAACTTTAAACAGTAATGCACAAACTGCCATAATAGCAAGCCCTAATCCCGTACCTTTAAGTATATGTAATGGAGATACTATTTTCTTTGTTGCGGACAATTCTACAGGAACGTTAACTTCATTCCAATGGAATTTTAATGGAGCCGCTGCCGGACCGCAAACGGTTTTTGGACAGAATGTCACTTTTGTAGCGGGAAATGTTGGTTCTTACACCATGCAATTAGTTGTTAGTGACGGAATAGCTCTGGATACGTTAGATTTCAATATGGTGGTGAACGCATGTACACCTCCAACTATCAATATTAGTGGTACTCCGACCACCATTTGTGAAGGAACGCAAGTACAGTTTACAGATGCAACCACGCCAGGATCTCAACCTATTATTTCCAGACTGTGGTCATTCCCAGGTGGAACCCCAGCGACATCTAATGTGACTAATCCATCGGTGACTTATGCTGCGGCAGGCACCTATAATGTATTTTATGAGGTAACAGATGCGAATGGAACTTATAAAGATACTTTAGTGGCATATATTAATGTGGTAAGTTGTCCTCCACCTGTAGCAGATTTCATTGCCAATAAGGTGCAGATTTGCCCGGGAGATTGTATTAATTTCTTAGATCAAAGTCAAAATGTGGTTGTGGGACAGTCTACATGGAGTTGGTCTTTCCCTGGATCTGATTCTGCGGTTTCGGTTCAACAAAACCCAACTAATATTTGTTATCAAATCCCTGGAAAGTATACAGTTACACTTTCTGTGACCAATGCTTTTTCTGGCGATACTGAAGAAAAGATTAATTACATTACAGTAGATTCATGTTTGCCTCCGGAGTCTAAATATTCTGCAGAAAAATTGAAAATTTGCCAGGGAACATGTGTACAATTCTTTAATCAATCATTAAGAGCTGATACCGTGACATGGCATTTCTTTAATGCGGATCCATTGTATGAATGGAGTACTGAGGATGATCCTATTGTTTGTTATTCAGATACAGGGAAATTTGATATTCAAATGGTAACCAATAATCAATATGGTCCTCCAAGTATTTTATTGCATACTGAGGTTGTTGATGTAGAGGCTTTTCCTGAAGTTCAGGCACCAAATGATGAATCTGTTTTAATTGGGCAGTCTGTTCGCTTACAGGCGTATGGTACTGCACCTAGATTTAGATGGACTCCTAGTGATGGAACTATAGATTGCGAAACGTGTTCTCGTGTGAATGTATCTCCTTTGGAAAATACAAAATATTACGTCACAAATATTTCTGATAATGGTTGTGAAAGAACAGATTCAGTGAATGTAATTGTGGTGAAGAATTACTACCGAGGTGTACCGGATGCGTTTACTCCAAATGCAGATGAAGAGAATGATGTGTTATTGGTATACGGTAATGGAATCACGAAAATGGAATTTTATGTTTATGATCGTCATGGTAGACTTGTATTTGAGTCGAGAGATCAAAACGTTGGCTGGGATGGTACATACAAAGGCGAGCCTTTGCAAGCTGGTGTATATGCATACTTCGTAAAACTGACTTATGAAAGTGGGTTCCAGGAAATTTTAAAAGGTGATGTAACGTTGGTTAGATAGGGTCTATGAATAAATTAATATCGTTTTTAGCAATAATTATTTTTTCTGGGGTAGCACTGGGTCAATCTACGGAGCCTATAATGACTCAGTTCTACAATACACCGTTACAGGTTAATCCTGCCAATGCAGGATTGTTTGCCGGAAGAGCCAGAATCATATCAAATTTTAAGCGTCAATGGGAATCCATTGGACAACCTTTTCAGACTATTGCAGCCTCTGGTGATTTTCAATTGGCAAGAGATGTGACCGGTGGTGATTTCTTTGGAATGGGAATTGACATCAATCAGGATAAAGCGGGTATTTCTGAGTTGTCTAATCTTTCTGCAAACGTTTCTTTGAGTTTTACCAAAGCAATGGATGGCAGAAAAAGTCACTTTGCGTCTGTTGGATTTCAAGGTGGATATGGACAAAGAAGTATTTCTACATCAAATATTAACTGGGGAAGTCAATGGACAAATACAGGATTTGATCCAACAATTAAAACTCCGGATCAGGCACTGGATGAGTCTTCAAGTTATTTTGATTTGGCAGCAGGTGTGAATTATTTTTACTCAAGACCAGATGATGCTGTAAAAATGTATTTAGGTGTTGCGGCTTATCACTTAACACAACCAAAAATTTCATTTTTAGGAAATGATGATGAGGTAATAGAGCGAAAGTTCAACGTGAGTGGTGGGTTACGTTACCAATTTGGACGATCTGAGAACTTCTCCGTTTATCCTAATTTCTTATATGCTTGGCAAGGTCCGGTAAATGTGTTGATCTATGGTTCTGATTTGGAATATAGAATTAGTGATGGATCAAGATCTACGGGAACACGTAAGTATACCAGTTTTGCGGTTGGGGTATATCATAAATGGAAGCAAACTATTGCTCCAGTGGTTAAGCTTCATAAAGCCGGATTCTCATTGTATGTAACGTATGAGTTTGAAATTGGAAATATTACTCGTGTAACCAATGGTCAGGGTGGAATGGAAGTGGCTTTGAAATATCGTGTAGATTTTAGAAGTGGAAAGAATAAGAAGAACATTAATAACGCCTTCTTATAAATATATTTAGAAAAGTATTTTTTTTACCTCGTCAAATTTTTTGGCGGGGTTTTTTTATGCTTTGAAAATACCCCAATAGAGACTGTTTTACAGTTCTATTGGGAGTAAATATTATAAGTCTATATCGACAACGTTTTTAAAAAGGTCATCTAACGTTTCTCGTTTACGGATCAATTGTGCCTTGCCCTTATGAATAAGGACTTCGGCCGGTCTGTATCTCGAATTGTAGTTTGAAGCCATACTATAGCAATAAGCCCCAGCATTTTTAAACCCTAAAATATCACCTTCTTTAATCTCATTAATTCGTCTATTATATCCGAATGTGTCTGATTCACATATATAACCAACAACCGTGTAAATTCTAGGTTTCCCATTTGGATTTGAAACGTTGTAAATCTCATGATGTGCATTATAAAACATCGGACGAATCAAGTGATTAAAACCAGAGTCAACAGACGCAAAAATGGTGCTTGTCGTTTGTTTAATCAAATTGGTCTTTACGAAGAAATAACCCGATTCACTTACCATAAATTTTCCTGGTTCAAACATCAATGTAAGAGGTTTGCCATAGTTCTTTTCAAAAGCGTTAAAGCGTTCGCTCATGACTTGTCCAAACTCCGCTATATCCGTTTCATGATCATCCTCTTTATAGCGGATTTTAAACCCTGATCCAAAGTCAATGTATTTCAGATGATCGAATTTTTCTGCAACGTCAAATAAAATATCAGCGGCCTGTAGGAAGACATCTACATCTAAAATATCTGATCCTGTGTGCATATGGACACCTTCCACATTTATGTTTAGCGTATCTACAATTCTTTGTACTAAAGGGATTTGATGAATGGATATCCCAAACTTAGAATCAATATGTCCTACGGAGATATTGGCATTTCCGCCCGCCATCACATGAGGATTAAAGCGAATACAAATAGGAACATTAGGATGCTCGTGTCCAATATATTCCAGAGTATGAATATTATCTACATTGATTTTTGCCCCAAGTTCAATGGCTTTTTCCAGTTCTTTATGAGACACTCCACTTGGTGTAAATACGATATTTTTTGGTTTGAATCCCGCAGCTAATCCAAGCTGGAGTTCTTGAATAGATACCGTATCAAGATTAGAACCTAACTTTTTGAATAACTTGAGAATGTTTGGATTAGATAAAGCCTTTACCGCATAGTTGATGGTTAAGGATTTAACCGAAAAACTATCTTTAAAAAAATTGAACTTGTTTATGATCGTATCTGCATCATAAACATATAATGGAGTACCATACTCTTCGCAAAGAGATTCTACCGAAACGCCTTGGATTTCGGTCGCATTTTTTTGTAACATAATCCTATTAATCTAAAAGTTGATAATGATAGGATCAGTAGAGGCTGAATCCAAATAAGCGTATTCGTCTAGATCTTGCCCATTTGTTGTTTAATCATCTTAATTTGGTCTGTAAGCATCTTTTTGGTATCATCTTTCTTAGCTTGTGCTAACCAATTAAGAGCTTCCCGTTTTCGTCTTTTTGCTCCGGCAATAGCAGCTAGGTTAAGCTTGGCCATAGCCTTATCATGATCCATATATAATCCTGTGTTAAGTGCCTTTTTGAAAAATCCTTCTGATTTACTCATTTGGTTTCGTTGAATAAGAATCATGCCTCTCATCAAGTAGTAATAAGCTTCTTGTCCACTTACCATTAATTCTGGTTTTTTAATCAGGTCAAGTCTTTTTTCCGCTTTATCGAAGTTTCCTCTTCTTACAGCTAAAAACACCATAAGCATTACTTCGTTAAACCAGATGGTAATAATGGAAAGAATCATCAGAAGTAATACGAATATTCCATTACCTATTTCTCCATCCCAAAACTGATAAATGGATAAACCAAGTAATGCTACTGATAAAATAATTCTTGTTATATACGAAAACCACATAATCTAACGACTCATTTTTACGGACGCCAAAATTATAATTCTGTTGAAACTGTAAACTATGTTAATCTCTTTTTATTTTTATGAATAGCAGAGCTTTGATAATTATATTTGGCCAATATGAGGTTAGGAGTTCTCGGTCTACTATTGATATTATTCCATTTTACGCAAGCTCAGGAAAGCAAAGTGGTTGTAAAAGGGCAGGTGTATGGTGTAAATCAGACTACTGATCTTTTAACACTTTTTGTAGTTAGCCAGGAATATCAAACAGGAAATTTCGGTAATCCGGATGGAACTTACGAGATTAAAATAAATCGAAACGATACGATATTAATTGGATCGATAGGGTATTTTACTTCTAAGGTTTGTGTGAAGGATAGTACGCTAAAGGACACTATTTATGTGGATGTGCAGTTAAAACAGTTACAGTATTATTTGCAAGAGGTAACCGTTTTGGCCCCAAGAGAGATGCGCAGGATATATGAGGATATTGAAAAACTAGGTTACGATCCTAAAGATGATCGTTTAAGTGGTTTTGTGGACCCTTTATCTAGCCCGATTACCGCGTTGTACGAAATGTATAGTCGTCATGCGCGTCAGGAACGATTAGCTAAAAAGTTGATTAATGATGCCAAACGAAGAGACCTCTTAAAAGAGTTGTTGGCTAAATATGTGGATTATAACATTATTGATTTAGATGATGATCAGTTTGATGATTTCATCGAATATTTAGATGTAACGGATGAGTTTTTAAAGAGTTCTTCACAATATGATTTTATCATCTTCGTAAAAAAGAAGTACCAATATTATATGCGTCAGCATAAATACGATGGTTGGGAATCCTACTAGGTTACTCTACAACGAAAGAGTTTTTGTAAATCTTAAAGTAAATGAAATTTAAGATAGGAATGCTTAAGAAGTAAATCAACCCGATATTAAATGAAGTAAATAACCCTACAATTATTGCTTGAAGAAGATAAACGATAAACGATAGGAAAATACCAAATACCAAATCCAAAGAAGATTCAAAAGCCGGATCTGCAGCCAGTTTTGTCGTAAGTGTTCTAACCAACTTAAATGCAAGGAAATTATTGATATACATGAACAATCCGAAAGGGAAAAACAAGACTTTAACCCATTTAGGTGTATCTGAAACCTGACGAGGTGGAAGTTCGGTTTCATTAACGATGGCGTCTAATAATTTTTGATTGCTATCAAAACTAGCTTCTAAATCATGTGTGCCACTGGCATTACTAACCCATTCTTTAGATACCTGATGATATTTTAGACCTCTTGGCATATCAATTGTCAGCGGGCGCATTCTTTTATCCAGCTCAGCCAATAATTCAATATATCCTTTATTGTTATTTTCCAAATATGATTTGTAAAAAGGTTTTACCCTAAATGGTTCTCCATATTTGACAAACAAATCTGATCTGAACCTTCTATGTGCGCTATAATTAATTCCTATGGGAACAATCTTAAGATCGGTATCCGGATTTTTATCTAATACACTAAATGCAATTCTGGCAATTCCTTTCTGAACTGGACGGATAGCTCTTCTGAGGTTATGATTTCCTTCTGGAAATATCGTTAACGGATGTTCGCCTTCAATAATTACATCGACACATTTATCAATAATCTTTTTGTTTCTTTTTACCGTATGCATGCCATCACGCTCTCTGTAAATAGGCATCATATAGATAAAGCCGAAGAATTTGGCTCCAATTTTAGACTGAAATACTTTGGCTTGAGTCAAAAAATAAGAGAAGCGATTTTGGGTCATCACTACAGCAAGAGCATCCATAAATGCGTTTTGATGCGTAGGGGCAAAGATGATAGAACCCGACTCTTCAAATTTCGGATGTTTAACGCTTTTAAAGTTTCTATAAAAAAATGAAAGACCGAGTCTCACATAGATTCTCAAAATAATATAAAAGGCTTTCTGCATAATTGGCGGCAAATTTAGGTAGATTTAGTGGTTAAATCGGTTAAAGAAATAAGAAATTGTACTTCCGGATAAAATATGCCAAATCCCCCACCAGGCAGCTAATAGAGCCATGCCTCCGTTACCATTAAAGATGGAAAAAATTAAAACTAAAGACAATCCTGAATTTTGAATTCCCGTCTCAATAGTAATGGTTCGGGTATCTTTATTTGGCACTCCGGCTATTTTCCCAGAGGAATAGCCTACGAGGAATGATAGACCATTATGAATAAAAACCAACACCAGAATATGTTGGTAATATGCGGTAAAAACATCTACGTTTTTAGAAAAAGCTACAACCATAAAAACAATTAGAATCAGGAAAGATACCTGTCTGACCGGCTTTGAAATTTTTTGTGTTAAATCTGGCCATCTCGCTGCAAAAAATAATCCGGCAGCTAATGGCAGAATAAGAATCGAAACAACTGTTTTAACCATTGACCAGAATTCTACGGTAATTACTTTACCTGGACCATCTCCTAAATACAAACCACTGTAAAATTCAAAATTTAGTGGGGTCATAAAAACAGAAGCTACAGTAGCGATTGCAGTTAAACTCACAGATAGCGCCACGTTACCTTTAGATTGTTGCGAAAAGAAGTTAGATACATTACCTCCGGGTGACGCTGCAACCAGAATCATACCCATGGCAAGTTCAGGAAGTGGTTTGACTACTAAAATAAGTAGATACGTGAATAAAGGGAGAAGTACAAATTGACTGGTTGCACCCACCAGAACAGATTTAGGATTTCGTGTAATCTCTACAAATTCATTTCGGTTAATACCTAAAGCTACGCCAAACATGATAAATGAAATGGCCAGATTTAGGATCATTAAACTGTCCTGACTGAAATCAATATGTAGGTCCGAAAATTCCTTACTCATTAATTAAAATGTTTGTGTGCATAGATAATAAAAGTAATTGTGATTAATGGGTGTAAGTTGATACTTATGGGGATAAAAAAAATCCTGAACTGTTAGCCAATTCAGGATTCTAAGATTTTTTGCAAAAGGATTATTTATGCATACAACCTTTTTTATTCAATAACAATTCGTTTGATTCCGGATTCATTTCATCCACATGAATAGCATCTACCGGACAAACTGTAGCACATTGAGGCTCATCATGGAAACCTTTACACTCGGTACATTTATCGGCAACGATGTAAAAGAACTCATCGCTTTCAGCTTCTCTCTTTTTATCTGCGTCTACTTCTCTTCCGTCCCATAAATTTACAGTACCGGTAAGATCCGTACCGTCAGCATAAGACCATTCTTCGTCTGGTTCGTAAATAGCGTGATTTGGGCATTCTGAGACACAAGCGTCACAGTTGATACAGTCATCATTTATTACTAGCATAAAGTATAAATTTTATTCCCTGCGGGATGTTTTTTCTTAATTCTCTCACATGCAAATTTAATGACATAAATGAAATGATCAGAGAAATTCAGAATTTGTATTCAATCTAAATGCAAATTAAGGAGAAATTAGGGGTGTTAATTTAGGTCTAAAATGAGTGTTAGAAGCGCTAAGATACCGTGACGATTTACAGAATTTTTCTGAGAAAAAAAATGAAAGAAATTTTTATAGTGTATTAAATTAAAATATGACCAATATTTGACTCTATATTGACGAAGAGAACTAATATTGTGTCGCAGTGTTTGAAATGTCAAAGATTTATTGAAAACACAGTGAAAATGCATTCTTATTCAAGTGCAATTCAAGACAGAATTAATGGAAAAAACCAAAATAAAAGAATTAGAAAAAGTTGTCGTAAAATTCGTTGGAGATTCAGGGGATGGTATGCAATTGACTGGGACTCAGTTTGCAGGTACGTCAGCTTTTTTAGGTAACGACATTGCAACTTTTCCGGATTACCCGGCTGAGATTCGTGCACCTCAGGGAACTGTGGCAGGAGTTTCGGGATTCCAGGTACATATTGGTAAATCTCATATTCATACGCCAGGAGATAAGTCAGATGTTTTGGTAGCGATGAACGCGGCTGCTCTAAGGGCTAATTTGTATTCGGTACCTTCAGGTAATACCATCATTATTGATACCGATAATTTCAAAAGAAAGGATTGGGAAAAAGCAGGGTATGATTCAGATCCGTTAGAGAGTGAAGAATTAAAGAAATTCAATGTTGTAAAAGCGCCAATTACTTCTTTAACAAGAAAAGCTTTAGAAGGAATCGGTCTGGATAATAAAAGTATCACACGAAGCAAAAACATGTTTGCTTTAGGGGTCGTATACTGGTTATTTAGCCGCCCAATGGATTATACCGAACGTTTTCTTAAAGGAAAATTCGGTAAAAAAGAAATGATTTTAGAAGGGAATATGAAGGCTTTAAAAGCTGGATATTACTTTGCTGAAACGATTGAGGCTTTACCATCAGCGTACACGGTTTTACCTTCCGATATGGAAAAAGGAAGGTATAAGAGTGTGATGGGGAATGAAGCTACGGCCTGGGGTTTTCTTGCGGCTGCAGAGAAATCTGATAAGAATTTATTTTTAGGATCGTATCCGATTACCCCGGCTACAGATATTTTACAAGAAGTAGCAAAACATAAGCACTTTGGTGCAAAGGCATTTCAGGCGGAAGATGAGATTGCAGGAATTGCAGCAGCAATAGGTGCTGCTTTTGCTGGAGATTTTGCCATAACAACTACATCAGGTCCAGGATTGGCACTAAAAGGTGAGGCTATTGGTTTAGCTGTAATGACAGAGTTACCAATTGTGATTGTTGATGTTCAACGAGGAGGTCCTTCAACTGGTTTGCCAACAAAAACCGAGCAGTCTGATTTGTTACAGGCTCTATATGGAAGAAATGGAGAAAGCCCGGTCGTGGTGGTGGCTGCCAAGTCACCAAGTGATTGTTTTGATATGGCTTATAATGCATCTAAGATTGCGATGGAACACGTAACTCCGGTAATCTTATTAACTGATGGATATGTAGCGAATGGTTCGCAACCGTGGAAAATCAAGAAAATGGCTGATTTGGATGATATCGTTCCATATACCATTAACAGTTCAGATAATGCTGAAACATGGGAGCCATATATCAGAGATGAAAATACATTAGCCAGAAAATGGGTGGTTCCCGGAACTGAAGGTTTTGAACATAGAATCGGAGGTTTGGAAAAAGATGAAACCACGGGAAATGTTTCTTATGCTCCTGAAAACCATGAGAAAATGGTAAAAGTAAGAGAGGAGAAAGTCGCACGTGTGGCTAATTATATTCCGGATCTTAAAGTGGAAGGAAATCAAGAAGGTGATTTACTTATCGTAGGTTGGGGAGGTACATTTGGTGCTTTACTTACTGCAGGTGAAGAAGTGGAAGCGAATGGAAGAATAGGATTGGCGCACTTCAATTATATCAAACCATTACCCAAAAACACAGCTGAAGTTTTTTCCAGATTCAAGAAGATTGTGGTATGTGAGTTGAATAATGGCCAGTTTGTTAAATATTTGAGAGCGGAATTACCGCAATTCGATTATTTGCAATACAACAAGATTCAGGGATTACCATTTAGCACCTCTGAATTGATTGATAGATTTACTGAAATTTTAAAGGAAGACTAATCATGAGCGAAAATCCTAAAGTAGAATATAGAGCAAAAGATTTTGCGAGTGATCAGGAAGTAAGATGGTGTCCTGGATGTGGTGATTATGCTATTTTGAAATCCGTTCAAAAAGCGATGCCGGAACTTGGTATTGACAAAAAGGATATCGTTTTTGTTTCTGGAATTGGATGTTCTTCCAGATTCCCATATTATATGGATACTTATGGTTTCCATTCTATTCATGGTCGTGCACCGGCTATTGCGAGTGGTGTGAAAATGGCTAATCCAAATTTAAGTGTTTGGCAAATCACTGGTGATGGAGATGCTTTAGCGATTGGTGGAAATCATTTTATTCATGCACTGAGAAGAAACATCGATATTAATATTTTGTTGTTTAACAACAGAATATATGGATTAACAAAAGGGCAGTTTTCTCCAACAACGAGTTTGGGACATAAAACCAAAACATCGCCACAGGGAAGTATTGATAATCCGTTTAATCCTGGTGAATTGGCTTTGGGTGCGGGCGCACAGTTTTTTGCAAGAATTGAAGATATTAATCCTAAAGGAATGGTAGATATTTTTATTGAAGCTGAAAAGCACAAGGGGACGTCTTTGATTGAAATCTTACAGAATTGTGTGATTTTCAATGATAAAGTCTTCAAAGAATGGACTGCAAAAGAAGTAAAGACCGAAGCATTCCTGAGAGTAGAACATGGAAAGCCAATGATTTTTGGAAAAGAACGAAACAAAGGAATTATCCAAAATGGCTTTAAATTGGAAGTTGTTGAGATTGGCAAGGATGGAATTACTGAAGATGATTTGGTAGTTCATGATGCACATGAGGAGGATATTACATTACACATGATGTTGGTCAACTTAAGAATGCCTATGGTAACTGGAGTGATTCGTTCCGTAAAAA
This genomic interval from bacterium SCSIO 12643 contains the following:
- a CDS encoding 1-acyl-sn-glycerol-3-phosphate acyltransferase → MQKAFYIILRIYVRLGLSFFYRNFKSVKHPKFEESGSIIFAPTHQNAFMDALAVVMTQNRFSYFLTQAKVFQSKIGAKFFGFIYMMPIYRERDGMHTVKRNKKIIDKCVDVIIEGEHPLTIFPEGNHNLRRAIRPVQKGIARIAFSVLDKNPDTDLKIVPIGINYSAHRRFRSDLFVKYGEPFRVKPFYKSYLENNNKGYIELLAELDKRMRPLTIDMPRGLKYHQVSKEWVSNASGTHDLEASFDSNQKLLDAIVNETELPPRQVSDTPKWVKVLFFPFGLFMYINNFLAFKLVRTLTTKLAADPAFESSLDLVFGIFLSFIVYLLQAIIVGLFTSFNIGLIYFLSIPILNFIYFKIYKNSFVVE
- a CDS encoding bile acid:sodium symporter family protein; translated protein: MILNLAISFIMFGVALGINRNEFVEITRNPKSVLVGATSQFVLLPLFTYLLILVVKPLPELAMGMILVAASPGGNVSNFFSQQSKGNVALSVSLTAIATVASVFMTPLNFEFYSGLYLGDGPGKVITVEFWSMVKTVVSILILPLAAGLFFAARWPDLTQKISKPVRQVSFLILIVFMVVAFSKNVDVFTAYYQHILVLVFIHNGLSFLVGYSSGKIAGVPNKDTRTITIETGIQNSGLSLVLIFSIFNGNGGMALLAAWWGIWHILSGSTISYFFNRFNH
- a CDS encoding 4Fe-4S binding protein, which gives rise to MLVINDDCINCDACVSECPNHAIYEPDEEWSYADGTDLTGTVNLWDGREVDADKKREAESDEFFYIVADKCTECKGFHDEPQCATVCPVDAIHVDEMNPESNELLLNKKGCMHK
- a CDS encoding 2-oxoacid:acceptor oxidoreductase subunit alpha, which produces MEKTKIKELEKVVVKFVGDSGDGMQLTGTQFAGTSAFLGNDIATFPDYPAEIRAPQGTVAGVSGFQVHIGKSHIHTPGDKSDVLVAMNAAALRANLYSVPSGNTIIIDTDNFKRKDWEKAGYDSDPLESEELKKFNVVKAPITSLTRKALEGIGLDNKSITRSKNMFALGVVYWLFSRPMDYTERFLKGKFGKKEMILEGNMKALKAGYYFAETIEALPSAYTVLPSDMEKGRYKSVMGNEATAWGFLAAAEKSDKNLFLGSYPITPATDILQEVAKHKHFGAKAFQAEDEIAGIAAAIGAAFAGDFAITTTSGPGLALKGEAIGLAVMTELPIVIVDVQRGGPSTGLPTKTEQSDLLQALYGRNGESPVVVVAAKSPSDCFDMAYNASKIAMEHVTPVILLTDGYVANGSQPWKIKKMADLDDIVPYTINSSDNAETWEPYIRDENTLARKWVVPGTEGFEHRIGGLEKDETTGNVSYAPENHEKMVKVREEKVARVANYIPDLKVEGNQEGDLLIVGWGGTFGALLTAGEEVEANGRIGLAHFNYIKPLPKNTAEVFSRFKKIVVCELNNGQFVKYLRAELPQFDYLQYNKIQGLPFSTSELIDRFTEILKED
- a CDS encoding 2-oxoacid:ferredoxin oxidoreductase subunit beta, with product MSENPKVEYRAKDFASDQEVRWCPGCGDYAILKSVQKAMPELGIDKKDIVFVSGIGCSSRFPYYMDTYGFHSIHGRAPAIASGVKMANPNLSVWQITGDGDALAIGGNHFIHALRRNIDINILLFNNRIYGLTKGQFSPTTSLGHKTKTSPQGSIDNPFNPGELALGAGAQFFARIEDINPKGMVDIFIEAEKHKGTSLIEILQNCVIFNDKVFKEWTAKEVKTEAFLRVEHGKPMIFGKERNKGIIQNGFKLEVVEIGKDGITEDDLVVHDAHEEDITLHMMLVNLRMPMVTGVIRSVKRDTFNERLSQQLEEIKATTKFKTVDDLLESGETWEI